In the Paramisgurnus dabryanus chromosome 5, PD_genome_1.1, whole genome shotgun sequence genome, one interval contains:
- the pebp1 gene encoding phosphatidylethanolamine-binding protein 1: MPVDINEWSGSLALTEVEEKPGKPLIVKYGPLEIDALGKVLTPTQVQNRPTSVEWEGCDPSKLYTLALTDPDAPSRKDPKFREWHHFLVVNMKGNDISSGCVMSDYVGSGPPKGTGLHRYVWLVYEQSGSISCTEAVLTNRSGDHRGKFKIQNFRKKYSLGAPVAGSCYQAEWDDYVPKLYEQLSGK, translated from the exons ATGCCTGTGGATATAAATGAATGGTCTGGTTCTTTAGCACTTACAGAGGTGGAGGAAAAACCAGGCAAGCCTCTAATTGTCAAATATGGCCCTCTGGAGATTGACGCTCTGGGGAAAGTGCTCACTCCCACTCAG GTGCAAAACCGCCCCACATCCGTTGAGTGGGAGGGATGTGACCCCAGTAAGCTGTACACCTTGGCCCTGACTGATCCAGATGCACCCAGCCGAAAAGACCCTAAATTTCG GGAGTGGCACCACTTCCTTGTCGTCAACATGAAAGGAAACGACATCTCCAGTGGATGTGTTATGTCTGACTATGTTGGTTCAGGACCCCCAAAGGGAACGG GTCTCCATCGATACGTTTGGCTGGTTTACGAACAGTCAGGCAGCATTAGCTGTACTGAAGCGGTCCTTACCAATCGGTCTGGGGACCACCGTGGAAAATTCAAGATACAGAATTTCCGGAAGAAGTACAGCCTCGGCGCCCCAGTCGCAGGGTCTTGCTATCAAGCAGAGTGGGACGACTACGTGCCCAAACTATATGAACAGCTGTCTGGCAAATAG